TTGCGATGTTCTCCGCAATTGTCATGTGAGGAAAAAGGGCAATTTGCTGGAGGACATAGCCGATATCCCAGCGGAGCTCATGAATGTCATAGTCACTTATCCGTTTGCCTTTAATGGATATCGTTCCTGATGTCAAAGGAATCAGTCTATTAATCATCTTCAGAACGGTTGTTTTTCCAGAACCGCTCGGACCGATAATAACGAAGAACTCGCCTTCTTTTATATGTAAATTAATTGAATCAACAGCCTTGGTTCCATTCCCATACTGTTTTGACACATTGTCAAATCGAATCATTGCTCCACCCCTCTAATAAGTTCACATCTGGATTGTTCCCTAAATATTTTACGGAAAAACAGCCGTGCAGAAGTTTTCTTTTTACCGTTATACCATCATACAGATAGATAGGTTATTTTTCCATTATGGGGTTCTATAAAAAAGGACAGCCTCCATCAAATAGAGGCTGCCTGTTATTATTATGCCGGAGACCTGTTCAGTTTCTTAAAGAGATCCGGAAAGTCGTTTCTGATTGTTTCGCGGATATCTCCAAATGCAAGATGGCGAATGGGATATGCTTTTACTTTTTTAGGGTGGAGTGCGGGTTTCCTTTAAAGACATTAACTGTCTCTTCTAAAAATCTTTCCTGCTGAAACAGATGATTGTTTCGATTTTCAAAGATTTTGTTTTCTGTTTGCTCGTAAATAATATAATAGTCTTCGATGATTTCACCACGGAACATTTCCTGCGTCTCGATTACTTCGTATACTTTCATCGGTATCAATCTCCTTAATAAAATTAATTTGCTCTTTTCTAAAGATAGGAAATTTTATAAGGCTGTCCGCTGATTTCCGCTACGGACACATGCTTTCCGCAGGGAGGAACGGGAGCCTCCTCGGTTTTGCAGGAGTCAAGTTTCCTCCGCTTTAATCAACTCAGCTGATAAACTTAGTTATCCGCTTAGAAACATAGAACCTTAAGAAAACAGCCATTAATTCAGAGTGACGAAAGTGATAAAATAATTCCCATTGGCAAAACCAGCATCCTGATACTTTGGATACTATGATTTACTTCGCTTGAACATGCCTCCGCATGCAAATTTCAGTCTATTGGCTTATCGTCTCGCTCTGCAGGATTTCGATCCGGGCAGCACCGGTTTTCTGGGCGGCTTTTACTACGGCATCCCTTACGGCCGGAACAACTCGGCTGTCGAGCGGTCCTGGTATTACATAATCCGGTGATAAGTCTGTAGCGTCGATTAATCCGGCGATGGCCTCAACAGCTGCCATCTTCATTTCTTCATTAATTTCAGTAGCCCTGACGTCCAAAGCCCCTCTGAAAATCCCCGGGAATGCGAGGACATTATTCACCTGGTTAGGCAAGTCAGAGCGTCCTGTTCCTACCACTTTGGCTCCTGCCTCCTTTGCCTCTTCCGGCATGATTTCTGGAACCGGATTTGCCATGGCGAAAATAATGGAATCCTGACTCATTGTCTGGACCATTTCCTTTGTTAAGGCTCCTGCAGATGAAACCCCGATAAACACATCAGCGCCGATAATAACCTCTTCAAGCGGACCCTGCCGTTTGTCTTGATTGGTGATTTTCGCCACAGACTCTTTGACAGGGTTCATTCGCTCCTGCCTTCCTTCATAAATCGCTCCCTTTGTATCGCACATGATGATATCTTTTACACCCATATTGAGGAGCAGCTTGATAATCGCGATTCCTGCGGCACCTGCCCCATTGATTACGATTTTTATTTTTTCCATTTGTTTATCAACAAGCTTTAAAGCATTTTTTAAACCGGCAGCCGTTACGATGGCTGTTCCATGCTGGTCATCATGAAAAACGGGAATGTTCATTTCCTGCTTAAGGCGTTCTTCAATGTAAAAGCAATTAGGTGCCGCGATATCTTCCAGGTTGATGCCTCCAAAGGAAGGCTGCAGCAGCTTGACTGTTTTAATGATTTCTTCGGGATCCTTCGTATCAAGGCAAATTGGAACGGCATCAATTCCTGCAAAAGCTTTAAATAGGGCAGCCTTCCCCTCCATGACGGGCATGGAGGCTTCAGGGCCAATATCGCCAAGCCCCAGCACCGATGTTCCGTCAGAGACAACCGCGATTAAATTGCCTTTTATTGTATAATCATAGACTTTCTCAGGCTGGTCATGAATTTTCCGGCATGGCTCTGCTACTCCTGGGGAATAGGCTAAGCTTAAATCCTTCATGCTGTTCAGCGGCATTTTCACATCAATTGATAACTTCCCTCGAAACTTCTCATGAAGCAATAAAGATTCTTTCTGCAAATCCATCTTAACCATCTCCCCAAATTGAATATTGTTAATTTTCAGTATTATATTGTTGTAGATTATTATATAATGAATGATATCCATAAATGAAATACATATAATCTATAAACATTATGCCTTTTGGTTATATGAAGGGGGATCTGTTTGGATATACGGCATTTGGAATATTTTGCTGAAGTAGCTCAGCACTTAAGTTTCACAAAAGCATCACAGACCCTGCATGTCACCCAGCCATCCATCAGCAAAGCCATAAAAAACCTCGAAGGCGAACTGGGGGTGCCGCTTTTTTACCGGTCATCGAAGCAGCTTGAATTAACGGATGCGGGAAAAGCGGTGCTGATTAATGCAAAGAAAGTGCTGGACGCATTTAAAAACCTGACTTTGGAGTTAACAGATGTGACGGAGCTGAAGAGCGGTGAAATCAAAATTGGCATCCCTCCTATTGTAGGTGCCGCTTTTTTCGCAGCTCATCAGCCAGTATAAAGAAAAATTCCCATTGATTGAAATTAAATTAACAGAGGTAGGCACAAAGAAAATTAAAAAGGGCGTAGACGATGGAACATTGGATATTGGCCTTATTTGTACGGTGCCTGCACAAGGCAGCAGCTTTGAAATTATTAATGTTTTAAAGGACCCCTTAATGCTTATTGTCCATCGTGAACATCCGCTGGCTTCAAATAGTGAGGTACACTTTTCACAATTGGCGAATGAGCCCTTTATACTCTACCGGAAAGATTTCACCCTTTACGACCTGATCATTGAGGAGTGCTCGAAAAGCGGATTTCATCCCAATATTGTCTGTGAAAGCTCACAAAAGGACTTCCTGCTGGGGATGGTTGAAGGAAAACTGGGGATCACTATGCTGCCAAGTAAAATCTGTCAGAATATATACAGCCAAGACCTTGTTGTTCTGCCAATCTCTGAATCTGCTATAAATTTGGAGCTGGGGATGATCTGGAAAAAGGAAAAGTACTTATCGTTTGCGGTTCGGGAGTTTATCGCCTGTTCAGAGAGTTATTTAGAGAATGGACTATGAAAGAGCCGTCGCAAAAATGAAAAATGCGACGGCTTTTTATTTCTAGTTTTATTGTTTGCAAGCCTTTATAAATGCATCAAAAATAGCTAAGGATGGGTGATCGTTCTTTTGTGTCATGCATTCAGGGTGCCACTGTACCCCTAATACAAAGCTATGCTTGTTACTCTCAAAAGCCTCAATGACTCCATCATTTGCCTCGGCACATACCTCAAAGTTTTCAGGCATCTTGCGGACAGCCTGATGATGATAGCTGTTTACTTTAAAACTTAGATCACCAGTGGCTCTGTGCAGAAGAGAATTTCTTTTTACATTTACAAAGTGGGACGCATGCCACCGGGGTGCTTTTTGGGCATGCTGCAAAAGAGGGACGCCCATCTGGAAATAGATGTCTTGATACATATCACCCCCAGCAGCAATACTGAGGATTTGGCAGCCCCTGC
This window of the Cytobacillus pseudoceanisediminis genome carries:
- a CDS encoding NAD(P)-dependent malic enzyme, whose amino-acid sequence is MDLQKESLLLHEKFRGKLSIDVKMPLNSMKDLSLAYSPGVAEPCRKIHDQPEKVYDYTIKGNLIAVVSDGTSVLGLGDIGPEASMPVMEGKAALFKAFAGIDAVPICLDTKDPEEIIKTVKLLQPSFGGINLEDIAAPNCFYIEERLKQEMNIPVFHDDQHGTAIVTAAGLKNALKLVDKQMEKIKIVINGAGAAGIAIIKLLLNMGVKDIIMCDTKGAIYEGRQERMNPVKESVAKITNQDKRQGPLEEVIIGADVFIGVSSAGALTKEMVQTMSQDSIIFAMANPVPEIMPEEAKEAGAKVVGTGRSDLPNQVNNVLAFPGIFRGALDVRATEINEEMKMAAVEAIAGLIDATDLSPDYVIPGPLDSRVVPAVRDAVVKAAQKTGAARIEILQSETISQ
- a CDS encoding gamma-glutamyl-gamma-aminobutyrate hydrolase family protein, yielding MKPIIGVTSNLDDKQLSVSMDNIHSLLNAGAVPIVLPNLLEDGKIEKLAGEMDGLLLTGGGDIDPTLFGEEPHQNLGSICPERDTFELSIIKKMLALDKPILAICRGCQILSIAAGGDMYQDIYFQMGVPLLQHAQKAPRWHASHFVNVKRNSLLHRATGDLSFKVNSYHHQAVRKMPENFEVCAEANDGVIEAFESNKHSFVLGVQWHPECMTQKNDHPSLAIFDAFIKACKQ